GCGAGCTGGACCCGCACGTCACCGGCCGCTACCCGCTGACCCACGCCGCCGAGGCACTGGCCCTCGTGGAGTCCGGCCACGTCCGAGGCAAGCTCGTCCTCGAAGTCGCCTGACGCGCTGGGAATTTGACGATCCGAAGTCACGACGTGGGCAACCACGTGTCAACCACACCCCGACGATCCGAGAGAGCCATGAAGCAGACTTCCGTGACCACCAACGGCCCCTGCTGGGTCGAGCTGGGCACCTCCGACCCCGCCGCCGCCAAGTCCTTCTACGGCGAGCTGTTCGGCTGGCGGGCCGAGACCGACCCGCGCCCCGAGGCCGGCGGCTACACCCAGATGCTCCTCGGCGACGCCCCCGCCGCCGCCGTCACCCCGCTCTACACCCCGCAGCAGCCGACCGCCTGGACGGTGTCCTTCGCCGTCCCCGACGCCGACGTCACCGTGGCGATGGTCCAGGACGCGGGCGGCAGCGTCCTGATGGAGCCCGCCGAGGTGTTCGACCTCGGTCGGTACGCGGTGGTCGCCGACCCGTCCGGCGCCGTCTTCTCACTCTGGCAGGCCCGCGCCTTCCAGGGCGTCGGCGTGCTCAACGAGCCCGGCGCGCTCGGCTGGGTCGAGCTGCTCACCCGCGACGCGCCCGGCGCGGCCGCCTTCTACCCGACGGTGTTCGGCTGGTCCGTCAGCTCCTCCGAGCAGTACACCCAGTGGGGCCTGCACGGCGAGGACTTCGGCGGCATGCTGGTGATGGACGACCGCTTCCCGCCGCAGGTCCCGCCGCACTGGCTGCCGTACTTCTCGGTCGCCGACGTCGACATCACCGTCGCCCGGGCCACCAAACTGGGCGCCGACGTGCTGCTGCCACCCACGGACGTGCCGGGCGGCCCGCGCATCGCCGTCCTGCGCGACCCCCAGGGCGCCGCGTTCGGCGTCTACCTGGCCGGCGCCGAGGGCTGACCGCTCACGCTCACCGGCGGCAGGCTCGGTGGCGTCACGCTCGGCGGCGTCAGAGCCACCGACGTCGGACTCACCGACGTCACACCCACCGGCGCCGCAGCACCATGACCGCCGACCCCGTCGTCACCAGCAGTGCCGCCAGCGGCACCACGTCGCCGACCCGGTCGTACCAGGTCAGCGTCCCCGGCGCGGTGAGCGGCAGCCGGACGGTCAGTGCGCCGGTGCCGTCGGTGCCGAGCCGGGCGAGCTCGCGGCCCTGCGCGTCGAAGGCCGCCGAGACCCCCGTCAGCGAGGCCTGCACGGCCGGCCGGCCGGTCTCGGCGGCCCGGATCGCCGCCAGCGAGACGTGCTGCTCGGGCGCCCAGGTGTGCTGGAAGGTCGAGGTCGAGGACTGGTAGACCAGCACCCGGGCGCCGTCGCGCGCCGCCGTGCGGGCCATGTCGGGGAATGTCGACTCGAAGCAGATCAGCGCGCCGACCGGCAGCGCGCCGCCTGCCTGGTCGGTGGCCGGCAGGAGGTGGAAGGTGATGCCGGGCGCCCGGTTCTCGCCCGCCGCCCGGCTGACCCCGGCGATCCACC
The nucleotide sequence above comes from Streptomyces kaniharaensis. Encoded proteins:
- a CDS encoding VOC family protein, with amino-acid sequence MKQTSVTTNGPCWVELGTSDPAAAKSFYGELFGWRAETDPRPEAGGYTQMLLGDAPAAAVTPLYTPQQPTAWTVSFAVPDADVTVAMVQDAGGSVLMEPAEVFDLGRYAVVADPSGAVFSLWQARAFQGVGVLNEPGALGWVELLTRDAPGAAAFYPTVFGWSVSSSEQYTQWGLHGEDFGGMLVMDDRFPPQVPPHWLPYFSVADVDITVARATKLGADVLLPPTDVPGGPRIAVLRDPQGAAFGVYLAGAEG